DNA sequence from the Penicillium psychrofluorescens genome assembly, chromosome: 3 genome:
CGTATTCTTCCGATCGGTCAAATCCTCCCGATCCGCCTCCAATCCCGCAGAAACCATGCCCTCGCTCGCATCGATCTTGCCATACTCGCGATCACGCCGGGTGTTCGCCACAAAGCACATGGCGAAGTAGAGAATGCCCATCGCGGCCATGATAgaaaagcagcagagcaTGGCTCCAATGCCGAGCTCATACCGCGGAGACTGGCTCTCGAGGAAGAACTGCGGTCCGATGATGTTCCCCACGGCTAGAGAGTATTGTCAGAACCGAAAGAGACCAACAAGAAAGTAGATAGAAAACACTTGTACATACCGTAGAAGATGGCAATGGAAACGGACACAAAACTCTTCTTCGTTGTCCCGCCCGTGTTCGAAGTCTGCAAACTGAGCGCCAGCACCCAGGGCACGTTGTAAAAACCCATGATATACACGCCGGCGAGGGAGGCATTGCGCTGGGTCGTCGGGTCGAGCAGGTGAACCATCACGGCGCCGGCCAGGCCGACGCACGATGCAATCACCCACAGCAGGCACCGGATGTTCGGCACGAACCAGGCGAGCAAGGTAAAGGATGCCTGGGCGACCATTGCGACTGCGGCTTGGGGCGTGGCGAGCAATGTCGTCTTCTCGGTAGAAAAGCCGTAGCCCGAGATGATGAGCGGGTTGAAGTTGGTGATCCCGGCGTTGGTGACGGCTtgggcgacgacgaagaccATGAGAATGTAGTAGAGCGGGTCCTGGAGGGCGTCCCAAATTTGGTTGAGGCGGATGTTCTGTGGGGGTTTTTTCAGTTCTGTGTTGATGAGAGAGGGAATGGCGATGCATCATACCTTGTGGGATTCCAGGCCCGTTTGGTTCTCGGCGACGCGGAGAAGAgcaaccttcttctcctcggcggagaGGAACCAGGCTGTGGCGGGGGCATTggggaggacgaagaagattaAAAAGCCGATTATAATAGTCACGGCGCCATAGATGATGAAAATATACTGTAGATCAGTCGAATCAGTAAAGACCGGCGCGACAAGGGGAAtgggaatgaatgaatgaatgaattggCTCGAAACTAACCTTCCAAGTAGGCAATGAACCATGAATATGACCAATCGCATAGCTCAGAATGCCACCAAAAACACCCGCGAAGGTATTATACCAGAACGCAGTGCGCAACGGCTGTTCCTCCCGCCGATACCATCGCGTGTTGACAAGAAGCAGACAAGGCAGCATGGCCGCCTCAGCGATACCCAGCAAGAACCGCACGGTGGCCAGTCCCGCGAAATTGTGACAAGCACCCATCAGACACAAGAGCGTGCCCCATGCAACGAGGCAGCTGCCTAGATATCTTCCGATGGGCAGCTTGGTGATCAGGTACAGGTTCGGAAACTCCATGGCCAGGTAGCCGAAGTAGAAGATACTGCCGAGCCAGCTGTACTGCTGTCCGACGAGGTTGGCGTCTGTTTCCATGCCGAACACGGCGGCGTAGGCCAGTGCATTCTAACGGCGATCATCAGTATGAGCTATCGCCACaaaagagggagaaaagggggaaagagagagagggcgCAGTAGGTACCTTGTCCAGAAAAGCGAGCGTCATGGCAAGCACAATGAGCGGCATAATCACAAGATCGATCTTCAGCAGCACCCGCCGAGACTGCGCCTTGGACACCTCCTGGCCATCGCGCaaatcctccagcacctccgccgtgctggcgccgtgggctttctgctcctcgttcATCGAGGCGTTAAGCATATTGGTGGCCGACGAGCTAGAGGCTGTTCCGCATAAGATGAAACAAACGAACGACGCGTAACCCTCTCGCAGGAGCTTGACATAAGAGAAACACGCGCGGTGGGGAAGATCAGGAGGGAGATCAGCCGCTGTTAACAATTCTTCAGAAAAGCTTCCTGTTCTGGCTGGGCGGTCGGGCTCGAGAATTGCGGGGACTGGCAAACCCTAATGTTCGTCCAGCCCGGAATTGGAAAGCCGACCGAAGGAACTGATTTGCTCGATCAATGGTTCCCTCGACCAGCAGATCATGAACCACCCCCCTAGACGCCCCCTGAGAACGGTAGCTAATTTAGTCCACTGTGGATCAGGTTATGGACGCGATAAGGGGCTAGCTACAACATAGCTGGCTGGCTGCCCCGGAAATGAACCCCTCCACCAGCTCGGGAGCCGGGGGACTCGGGGTGGGCCGACATCGACTGTTCGGGTTACCCCGAGTGCGAGTGGGTCGGAGCCAAGAGACGGGGTGTTGCGAGCATAATCGGTAGGGAGATAAGTACAGTACCTGTGGTCCGGGACTTGTGGTTCGGGCTGAGAATCCACGTGCGCCACAAATGATGTGCGGCTTTTATAAACAGCCCTATGGGTCTAGAATCAATACGAGGCTCACGTGCcgagaagggagggagggtaGTGGATAAAGAAGTAGGAACAGAGAACGGAGAGCGGATGGGTTCATATAGGTCTAACTACGTGTCTGCGCTACATCTGGGGCCATAGTGCTATAATAGTACGAATGAATGCACGATAAACATGACATGAATGAAACAGCCGCCAGGTACGATCGTACAATGGCACGCAGTTTGACAATAATATTAGCTGTTGAAGCGGGCCCTCGGCCGAACAGACAAAGAGATATAGACAGGAAATGCAGAATGCAAcgttggaagaagatgcagacATGTAACACTAGACACTAGACAATGGCCGGTGGCTCCGCGTCCGTCCGAGGGGGATTTTTCTTATCTGCCGGATTTAGGGACGTCTCCTTCATCCCGTGGGCGAGGGAGTTGGCAGCGTGATCGCTGATGGGAAAGGGGATGGGCGATGGGCCGGGGGTGCGCTCGCtgcggtgctggcgctggatcAGGCCGTTGGTGATACCCAGAACGGAGTCGACGATCACGGCGTCGATACCCTGGGCGACTTGGTACTGCagaggaaggggaaagtcAGATGGTAAAACAGTAAGGTATGAGAGGAATGAACTTACGTCCACGTTGACTGCGTCGTTGTTCAAGGCACCGTACGAGACACAGACGAGTCCGGACTCCTTGACGATGCGAACAAGGCGCGGAGCGAGCACCAGCGGCTCAGCCTGGGAGACAATACCGAGCAGATTCCATCGCGACGCGAACCGAACGGCTTCCTGCAGACTGCTAGCGCGGATATCACCAACAGGCGAGGCGCCGGCGTCGGTCAGAAACAGCACCGGGATGGAGGGCTGCTTGAAAGCACAGAGGAGACAGATGTCCGGGTTGAAGCTGGAGAACAGCACATctcgaccgccgccgagatcgtACACTTTGGTCAAGACGGTGTCCACAAATGAGTTGAGTTCCACGGCGTAAGTGtccatttcttcctcctcgctctcgtGGAGCATGGGGTACTCTGTGACCACCTTGGTTAGATCCTCCAAAAGATTGAAGCGGTGGGTACTCACTCAGTTCAATGTTAAACCCGACGGGTTTGGGGATTTTCTTGAACAATTCCTCCAATGTGGCAAAGGGGGCTTGGATGTGCTCGCCACGAGTGTTGCCCTTGAatcctttcttcttgaagTCGCGCGTGtgcttgatcttctcggtCAGCTCGGCTGGGTCGTACTCGGAACCGCCCACCGACATGGACCGCGGCCGAGGACTGGTACCCGAGCGATGGATGTCGACGCTGTCGGGGAGGACATTCCGGCGGCGATCTttgcccagctccaggaACTGTTCTAGGGTCAAGGTATGGACGGGAGCATCTATTCCTGTCTCGCTGACCAGGAAGTCATGGTAAATGACAGGGACGTGGTCCTTGGTGAGCTGGACATCAAACTCGACATATGAGGCGCCCAGGTTCGCCGCTGCGATGAACGACTGCACGGTGTTTTCACCCAGTTGCAGTGAATTACGGCCTGCCATGTTCTTACCCAGACCGCGGTGACCGATCACCATTGTCGAGCTCACTGTCCGCCAGTAGGTCTGGTTTCCCGTGATGGACATGTTGGGATGCTTGAAAGGGGTGATGACAAGAAAGTTGAACGTCACAGACCCAATGACATCCAGGGTGTTCGCAGCGACGATGGGCACGGTGGAATCACCCTTGAGGTTGATGCGCTGGGACCCGACGGTCGGTCTGATGCTGGAAAGCAGCGCGACGCCTCGACCAACAACCTGGTCCTTGGACCCGGAATACGTGGGGACCAGGTCGAAAAGAAGGCGAACCTTGCTCGCGTCGGTCGTGTGGAAGACAATTGGTTCAGTCGAGATATTGTCCTGGACAGGCAGATCGATCACTTCCGGCTCACCGTGGGCCCCGCTGGCGGTAATAACCATAGAAAGAGCCGTGTCCAGCTGCGTGGCATGGGCATTCTCCATTGGAATTCGGTCGAGACTGACCGTCACCAGCGGCTTGCGCATGTCCATTGTGCCCAGGCTCACCAGAATCATCGTCTCATCGGTGAGATACCGGTGTCCAAAAGTTTTAATAGGTTCAGGATTGCGTAACCCAGAACCCGCAGAGGTCGGTCCGGGGACGTTCGAACGGCGCTCATTCAGAGACGAGCCAGGCGGAGAGGAGCTCGCGGGGGATGGCGTGCGGTTTGCaggagaggaggatgttGCAGAGACGGGCTCGGCGCCGGGGGCACCGGGGCTGACTTCTGCCAGACAACTTGCAATGGCAAGATGTCCTCGCAGCGCGGCATGCTCTTTGGGCGTCCAACCGGAGGCATCGAAACGATCCAAATCTGCACCAGCAGCGACCAGCAATTTGGCCACTTTCAAGGACCCATCCACACAAGCAATGAAAAGCGGTGTCCACGAGTAAGTAttctccgccagctccgTATCCGCCTTTTGGTGCTCCGTGCCCTCCAGCAAAATGTGAGCGCACTCATCATGTCCAAAGCGGGCGGCAACATGCAGCGCCGTCTCACCCTGCTCATCTTGATAGTTGATATCGACTCCGGCATTGACCAGGAGATGGACAATATCCACAAAGTTGGCCTTCGtcgccagagccagcaccGCATTCGATTTGGAGACTTGCTTGCGAATATGACCATTGTCCCGCGTAGGGTCTTTCCAGTTCTCGGCATCCAAAAGGTAGCCGGTAGTCTTCGGATGACCGCCCACCACGCTCAGGTGCAGCGGCGCCCAACCATCATTATCCTGCCATAAAGGGCCATCGATCCCTTGGCTGGCATCGAACATGCCCCACTCCTTCAAGTGTTCAATGATCACCTGGCACACAACCTTGAAGCCATACTGCGCTGCGTAATGCAGTGGGGTGCGCCCGGAGATATCCTTGGTCATCAGGGCCTCCCGCTGGTGCGGacgcagctcatccagcagATACTGCAGGTAGGAAACAGTCGGATCATCCCGGCCTAGCTGTTGAGGCATgtggatctccttgaccacTGAGCGCGGTGGTTGCAAGGTGGGTGGTGCTGCCGGGGTAATGTAGCGCGTAGTCTCCGGGGGGAAATCCAGCACCATGGACGCCTGCGGTTCGGAGTCATTGGTTGGCTGTTCACGGCCAATAGAGATGACCAGACGATGAAGACAGTTACGCCGGTTgatctcgtcgtcttcctcgagcgTGTCGACACGCTCCAAAAGCAGAGACAGAGCGGCCCGCGCGCGGTGCAGGATGCCCCTTTGAATGAGGGTTTTCAGCACTTTGGGGTAGATCGCATCACCAGCCTCATCCGCAGCAGCCTTGAGCGTCTCCAGTAGCTCGAGAAAGACATGGACGTCATCCTTGCGGAGGGCTTCATCCACAGCCGTCAAGACACTTGGGGGCAGATTGAGGTAAGGCCGAGAGGGACCGCGCTTCAGCGACAGGGAAGAGTGAGTGGAGCTGGAGTCGTCGGCCAATTTCTCGTCGGCCTTGCTCTGTTCGGTAATGATGGCCATCCACGAATTGATCCGTTCCTGCGCCTTGTTTACGCGCGTATTGGATGCGAACGGAGTCGGATCGACCTTGGTTTCCAGGTAGCGTTTCTGGGACTGGGCACCGACCTTTTTGTCCAATTTCTTGGTGATCTTGACAAACCCCCGTCGATTGACCTCCCCGTACCACTGCAAGCGACGGAGGTGGTAGCgcagatccagcagagccTCTCGCAGGTCATGGCGGTCCTCGGGCTCGAGGCGGTGGCGACCTTCCATCGAGTAACCGTAGCGGTCCTCGAGGAGCTTCAGGCGGCGCACATATTCCGCGTACTTTTTGTTGTAAAAATaatcgacatcctcgacattTCGGTCGAGAGAATAGAAAAAGCCTATAACACCGAAcggaaaagacaaaagaaaccGGCCCTCGTTAGAAGCGCGCTCGATGGAGCAAGATACAATGCAAGGCCATCCTTACCCGCCAGGTCCGCCTCCTGTCCGCCCTTGATTTCCTCGGCCGCCGACTTGATaagcttc
Encoded proteins:
- a CDS encoding uncharacterized protein (ID:PFLUO_005192-T1.cds;~source:funannotate) — its product is MLNASMNEEQKAHGASTAEVLEDLRDGQEVSKAQSRRVLLKIDLVIMPLIVLAMTLAFLDKNALAYAAVFGMETDANLVGQQYSWLGSIFYFGYLAMEFPNLYLITKLPIGRYLGSCLVAWGTLLCLMGACHNFAGLATVRFLLGIAEAAMLPCLLLVNTRWYRREEQPLRTAFWYNTFAGVFGGILSYAIGHIHGSLPTWKYIFIIYGAVTIIIGFLIFFVLPNAPATAWFLSAEEKKVALLRVAENQTGLESHKNIRLNQIWDALQDPLYYILMVFVVAQAVTNAGITNFNPLIISGYGFSTEKTTLLATPQAAVAMVAQASFTLLAWFVPNIRCLLWVIASCVGLAGAVMVHLLDPTTQRNASLAGVYIMGFYNVPWVLALSLQTSNTGGTTKKSFVSVSIAIFYAVGNIIGPQFFLESQSPRYELGIGAMLCCFSIMAAMGILYFAMCFVANTRRDREYGKIDASEGMVSAGLEADREDLTDRKNTRFRYTY
- a CDS encoding uncharacterized protein (ID:PFLUO_005193-T1.cds;~source:funannotate), with translation MKFGRNLPQFTVPEWSASYIKYKALKKLIKSAAEEIKGGQEADLAGFFYSLDRNVEDVDYFYNKKYAEYVRRLKLLEDRYGYSMEGRHRLEPEDRHDLREALLDLRYHLRRLQWYGEVNRRGFVKITKKLDKKVGAQSQKRYLETKVDPTPFASNTRVNKAQERINSWMAIITEQSKADEKLADDSSSTHSSLSLKRGPSRPYLNLPPSVLTAVDEALRKDDVHVFLELLETLKAAADEAGDAIYPKVLKTLIQRGILHRARAALSLLLERVDTLEEDDEINRRNCLHRLVISIGREQPTNDSEPQASMVLDFPPETTRYITPAAPPTLQPPRSVVKEIHMPQQLGRDDPTVSYLQYLLDELRPHQREALMTKDISGRTPLHYAAQYGFKVVCQVIIEHLKEWGMFDASQGIDGPLWQDNDGWAPLHLSVVGGHPKTTGYLLDAENWKDPTRDNGHIRKQVSKSNAVLALATKANFVDIVHLLVNAGVDINYQDEQGETALHVAARFGHDECAHILLEGTEHQKADTELAENTYSWTPLFIACVDGSLKVAKLLVAAGADLDRFDASGWTPKEHAALRGHLAIASCLAEVSPGAPGAEPVSATSSSPANRTPSPASSSPPGSSLNERRSNVPGPTSAGSGLRNPEPIKTFGHRYLTDETMILVSLGTMDMRKPLVTVSLDRIPMENAHATQLDTALSMVITASGAHGEPEVIDLPVQDNISTEPIVFHTTDASKVRLLFDLVPTYSGSKDQVVGRGVALLSSIRPTVGSQRINLKGDSTVPIVAANTLDVIGSVTFNFLVITPFKHPNMSITGNQTYWRTVSSTMVIGHRGLGKNMAGRNSLQLGENTVQSFIAAANLGASYVEFDVQLTKDHVPVIYHDFLVSETGIDAPVHTLTLEQFLELGKDRRRNVLPDSVDIHRSGTSPRPRSMSVGGSEYDPAELTEKIKHTRDFKKKGFKGNTRGEHIQAPFATLEELFKKIPKPVGFNIELKYPMLHESEEEEMDTYAVELNSFVDTVLTKVYDLGGGRDVLFSSFNPDICLLCAFKQPSIPVLFLTDAGASPVGDIRASSLQEAVRFASRWNLLGIVSQAEPLVLAPRLVRIVKESGLVCVSYGALNNDAVNVDYQVAQGIDAVIVDSVLGITNGLIQRQHRSERTPGPSPIPFPISDHAANSLAHGMKETSLNPADKKNPPRTDAEPPAIV